A single region of the Marinobacter nanhaiticus D15-8W genome encodes:
- a CDS encoding RodZ domain-containing protein, with the protein MNNDDAQRPPEAPALNGEVGNQLRKAREAKGMSVAQVADAQHLRPSVIQAIEEGQYEKIGSELFLKGYVRTYAEQVGLNPAEVIEALDWELEPMRQQAEEERHENPLENIERRKQRKRRVARWVMLSLLLVAVVGVGIRLLDSNMLPIGDWVGGNPPETVDEQSEGPATDDSSSMESGADEEPAQGPDEDVAGVTSGAEAPVSPEEDVSATDSATMSPEPEAVSQPEARSEGQFEESAAVPAQPETPSTEAEPSEAATPQEEPLVTSPVQDEQNEQAQGADIAEAQDTASETETADEVTTPPEEPDATADADVLSANFTGDCWVSVENGAGQTVIASLKRAGDNLRYEGQGPFRVVLGAADAATLNFNGEVVDLSRYPAPNNRVALTLGN; encoded by the coding sequence ATGAATAATGATGATGCCCAGAGACCACCGGAAGCGCCAGCGCTGAACGGAGAAGTCGGGAATCAGCTGCGGAAGGCGCGCGAGGCCAAGGGTATGTCCGTTGCCCAGGTGGCGGATGCCCAGCACCTGCGCCCGTCCGTTATCCAGGCGATTGAAGAAGGTCAATACGAGAAGATTGGCAGCGAGCTCTTTCTGAAGGGCTATGTCAGAACCTACGCCGAGCAGGTTGGTCTGAATCCAGCGGAGGTTATCGAGGCGCTGGACTGGGAACTTGAACCCATGCGCCAGCAGGCCGAAGAAGAACGGCATGAGAACCCGCTCGAGAATATAGAACGGCGCAAGCAGAGAAAACGCAGGGTCGCCCGGTGGGTTATGCTCTCTCTCCTTTTGGTTGCAGTCGTTGGTGTGGGTATTCGCCTGCTGGACAGTAACATGCTTCCCATCGGAGATTGGGTAGGCGGTAATCCGCCTGAAACCGTCGACGAACAGAGCGAAGGGCCGGCTACCGACGATTCGTCATCAATGGAGTCTGGTGCCGACGAGGAGCCGGCCCAGGGCCCGGACGAGGACGTGGCTGGCGTTACGAGCGGTGCTGAGGCGCCCGTCAGTCCGGAAGAAGACGTCTCAGCGACGGACAGCGCCACGATGTCGCCTGAGCCCGAAGCTGTCTCCCAGCCGGAAGCTCGATCGGAAGGTCAATTCGAAGAGAGTGCCGCAGTGCCGGCGCAACCGGAAACGCCGTCGACCGAGGCGGAGCCATCCGAGGCTGCGACACCGCAGGAAGAACCGCTGGTGACGTCACCGGTGCAGGATGAACAGAATGAGCAGGCGCAAGGCGCCGATATTGCTGAAGCCCAAGACACAGCATCCGAGACCGAAACTGCCGACGAGGTAACCACTCCCCCGGAAGAACCCGACGCCACGGCTGACGCGGATGTCCTTTCCGCCAATTTTACCGGCGATTGCTGGGTTTCGGTGGAAAATGGAGCGGGGCAGACGGTGATCGCCTCGCTGAAACGTGCCGGTGATAACCTGAGATATGAAGGGCAGGGGCCATTCCGGGTTGTGCTTGGCGCCGCGGACGCGGCGACGTTGAATTTTAATGGTGAGGTTGTCGACCTGTCGCGCTATCCCGCGCCCAATAATCGGGTCGCCCTGACATTGGGAAACTGA
- the ispG gene encoding flavodoxin-dependent (E)-4-hydroxy-3-methylbut-2-enyl-diphosphate synthase, whose product MKHESPIKRRKSRKIHVGSVPVGGDAPIAVQSMTNTETCDVNATVAQIEALQQAGADIVRVSVPTMDAAEAFSKIRQRVSVPLVADIHFDYKIALKVAEYGVDCLRINPGNIGREDRVRAVIDAAKDRNIPIRIGVNAGSLEKDLQKKYGEPTPEALVESAMRHIDILDRHDFQDFKVSLKASEVFMTVAAYRQIASQIEQPLHLGITEAGGFRSGTVKSSIGLGMLLMDGIGDTIRVSLAADPVQEIKVGYDILKSLRLRARGINFVACPSCSRQNFDVIQTMNDLEARLEDVNTSLDVAIIGCVVNGPGEAKEADLGLTGGSPRNLLYLDGKPNQKLDNENLVDSLERLIREEVERRKEREAAVIARTHD is encoded by the coding sequence ATGAAACACGAATCTCCGATCAAGAGACGTAAATCCCGCAAGATTCACGTTGGCTCGGTGCCTGTAGGTGGCGACGCGCCGATTGCGGTGCAAAGCATGACTAACACCGAAACTTGCGATGTGAATGCAACAGTGGCACAGATTGAGGCCCTGCAGCAGGCAGGCGCCGATATCGTACGTGTGTCGGTACCGACAATGGATGCGGCGGAAGCCTTTTCGAAGATCCGTCAGCGCGTTTCGGTACCTTTGGTAGCGGATATCCATTTCGACTACAAGATCGCACTCAAGGTGGCCGAATACGGCGTTGACTGTTTGCGCATCAACCCCGGGAATATAGGCCGGGAAGATCGCGTGCGGGCGGTGATCGATGCGGCAAAGGACCGCAACATCCCTATCCGGATCGGCGTCAATGCTGGCTCGCTGGAAAAGGACCTGCAGAAGAAATACGGCGAGCCCACGCCCGAAGCACTGGTCGAGTCGGCGATGCGTCATATCGACATCCTCGATCGCCACGACTTTCAGGACTTCAAGGTCAGTCTGAAGGCCTCCGAGGTGTTCATGACGGTCGCCGCCTATCGCCAGATAGCCTCGCAAATCGAACAGCCCCTGCATCTGGGCATTACCGAAGCGGGGGGCTTCCGGTCTGGCACGGTGAAGTCGTCGATTGGCCTCGGTATGCTGCTGATGGACGGCATTGGGGACACCATCCGTGTTTCGCTGGCAGCCGACCCCGTGCAGGAAATCAAGGTTGGCTACGACATTCTCAAGAGCCTGCGCCTGCGCGCTCGAGGTATCAATTTCGTAGCCTGCCCAAGCTGCTCACGCCAGAATTTTGATGTGATCCAGACCATGAACGACCTGGAAGCCCGTCTCGAGGATGTGAATACCTCCCTGGATGTGGCCATCATCGGCTGTGTGGTCAACGGCCCCGGTGAGGCCAAGGAAGCCGATCTCGGCCTGACCGGCGGTAGCCCGCGCAACCTGCTCTATCTCGATGGGAAGCCCAACCAGAAGCTCGACAACGAGAATTTGGTGGACAGTCTGGAACGCCTCATCCGGGAAGAAGTGGAACGTCGCAAAGAGCGCGAGGCTGCCGTTATTGCCCGGACACACGATTAA
- the hisS gene encoding histidine--tRNA ligase, with amino-acid sequence MNDILPDQSPIWQHLERTVGRVLRGYGYQEIRMPIVEQTELFKRSIGEVTDIVEKEMYTFDDRNGDSLTLRPEGTAGCVRAGEEHGLLFNQTRKLWYAGPMFRHERPQKGRYRQFHQIGVECFGMNGPDIDAELLIMTARLWKELGLGEHVRLEINSIGTSESRKAFRAALVDYLSGFRDQLDEDSKRRLETNPLRILDSKVPETQAILKDAPDLAEFLDEDSRAHFVGLQQRLDLADVPYTINSRLVRGLDYYGKTVFEWVTESLGAQGTVCAGGRYDGLVEQLGGKSTPAVGFAMGIERLVLMLDTLGVVPQTVNSDADLYVMGMGEAGEADALRVSEMLRDAMPERIIMTHCGGGSFKSQMKKADRSGARFGLLIGEDEVASRTVSVKPLRSEGEQRSVDQADLAATVAELLG; translated from the coding sequence ATGAATGACATCCTGCCGGATCAATCACCGATCTGGCAGCATCTGGAGCGGACGGTAGGGCGCGTACTCCGAGGCTACGGCTACCAAGAGATCCGCATGCCTATCGTCGAGCAGACCGAGCTGTTCAAGCGTTCCATCGGCGAGGTGACCGACATCGTCGAGAAGGAAATGTACACCTTCGACGATCGCAACGGCGATAGCCTCACGCTGCGCCCGGAGGGCACAGCCGGCTGCGTCCGCGCAGGTGAGGAGCATGGGCTGCTCTTTAACCAGACCCGAAAGCTCTGGTATGCCGGTCCGATGTTCCGGCACGAGCGACCGCAGAAGGGACGCTACCGCCAATTCCACCAGATCGGTGTCGAATGCTTCGGGATGAATGGCCCGGATATCGATGCTGAACTCCTGATCATGACGGCCCGACTCTGGAAAGAACTGGGGTTGGGAGAGCATGTTCGCCTGGAAATCAACTCCATCGGCACGTCTGAGTCCCGCAAGGCCTTCCGAGCGGCTTTGGTCGACTACCTCTCCGGATTCCGAGATCAGCTGGACGAAGATAGCAAGCGTCGGCTCGAAACCAATCCGCTGCGCATTCTCGATTCCAAGGTTCCTGAAACGCAGGCGATTCTAAAGGACGCACCGGATCTTGCAGAATTCCTGGATGAGGATTCCCGGGCCCATTTCGTCGGTTTGCAGCAGCGGTTGGACCTGGCGGATGTTCCGTACACCATCAATTCCCGCCTGGTCCGTGGTCTCGACTATTACGGAAAGACCGTATTCGAGTGGGTCACTGAAAGCCTTGGAGCCCAGGGTACAGTCTGTGCCGGCGGTCGTTATGATGGCCTGGTGGAACAGCTTGGCGGTAAATCGACACCGGCAGTGGGCTTTGCCATGGGTATTGAGCGCCTGGTGTTGATGCTGGACACGCTCGGTGTCGTTCCGCAAACCGTCAACAGCGATGCGGATCTCTATGTCATGGGGATGGGGGAGGCCGGAGAAGCCGACGCCTTGCGGGTTTCCGAGATGCTGCGTGATGCCATGCCTGAGCGCATTATCATGACCCATTGCGGTGGGGGTAGCTTCAAGAGCCAGATGAAAAAGGCCGATCGCAGTGGTGCGCGCTTTGGACTGCTTATCGGTGAGGATGAAGTGGCGTCCAGGACGGTGAGCGTCAAACCCCTGCGTAGCGAAGGCGAGCAACGGTCGGTCGACCAGGCTGATCTCGCCGCGACCGTGGCTGAATTGCTGGGCTGA
- a CDS encoding YfgM family protein, whose translation MELRTEEEQVAAIKDWWKKNGGALLIGIGAALAIVFGWQAWQNHQAEELSLAASKYQQLLTAVNQPENEEQEKTIGFVANQLQDEHEDSPYAVYGTLILASHQFSEKGDPQAAVDSYKWALARAPEGALKTVINQRLAQAQFAAEESDAALETLRSVEDPGEFKALYSELEGDILRAQGDMEGAREAYLAAREASGPAPNPILELKMADMAIGEDA comes from the coding sequence GTGGAACTGCGTACCGAAGAAGAACAAGTTGCAGCGATCAAGGACTGGTGGAAGAAGAATGGCGGCGCATTGCTGATCGGCATCGGTGCAGCCCTGGCCATCGTCTTCGGTTGGCAGGCCTGGCAGAACCACCAGGCCGAAGAGCTGAGCCTCGCGGCTTCCAAGTATCAACAGCTGCTTACTGCGGTTAACCAGCCCGAGAACGAGGAGCAGGAAAAAACGATCGGCTTCGTCGCTAACCAGCTGCAGGACGAGCACGAGGACAGCCCTTACGCAGTCTACGGTACGTTGATACTGGCCTCTCACCAATTTTCCGAGAAGGGCGATCCGCAGGCTGCCGTGGACAGCTACAAGTGGGCACTGGCCCGTGCGCCGGAAGGTGCGCTCAAGACCGTCATCAATCAGCGCCTGGCGCAGGCACAGTTTGCGGCAGAAGAATCTGATGCCGCGTTGGAAACCCTGCGTTCGGTCGAAGATCCAGGCGAATTCAAGGCGCTTTATTCCGAGCTGGAAGGCGATATCCTGCGGGCGCAGGGCGACATGGAAGGCGCGCGTGAGGCCTACCTCGCGGCCCGTGAGGCATCGGGTCCGGCACCGAATCCAATCCTAGAGTTGAAGATGGCCGATATGGCAATTGGGGAGGATGCTTGA